A single genomic interval of Helicoverpa armigera isolate CAAS_96S chromosome 22, ASM3070526v1, whole genome shotgun sequence harbors:
- the LOC110375604 gene encoding fatty acid-binding protein produces MDEVYGRKYVLTDSENFEDYLIYIGVNYFARKIALKLSQTHILTKNEDGTYTFQFISPMASTTVTFTSGVEFEEVKADGVKVKATMTIEDNIMTHIQIDENGNISTHVREFFADKMTVTTTAKGLDKVVKRYYVVQE; encoded by the exons ATGGACGAGGTGTACGGCAGAAAGTACGTTTTAACCGATTCGGAGAACTTTGAagattatttgatttatattg GTGTGAACTACTTCGCTCGTAAAATAGCGCTGAAACTAAGCCAGACTCATATTCTGACAAAGAATGAGGATGGCACATACACCTTCCAGTTCATATCTCCTATGGCTAGTACAACTGTCACCTTCACTTCAGGAGTCGAGTTCGAAGAGGTTAAAGCTGACGGAGTTAAG GTAAAAGCGACAATGACAATAGAAGATAACATAATGACGCACATACAGATAGATGAAAACGGAAACATTTCTACACACGTCAGAGAATTTTTTGCTGACAAGATGACAGTG ACGACAACAGCTAAGGGACTGGATAAAGTAGTAAAAAGATATTACGTTGTACAGGAATGA